A section of the Tachysurus fulvidraco isolate hzauxx_2018 chromosome 7, HZAU_PFXX_2.0, whole genome shotgun sequence genome encodes:
- the LOC113641285 gene encoding uncharacterized protein LOC113641285 isoform X1: MSENEDPSDGAEKSAGMEVSEILLSVRMNRRKFPSKLWHLVNDPQICSICWDDSGEGILICQEAFEAEVLSTADKQMNKYFKTTDFISFVRQLNLYGFRKVRPDYEILLKQVSTIQHFYNPNFKRSNPELLVNLKRLTPSYKAKIATGLEESNQSRHFHYLMLKSAENSTVVAGMEVSEILLSVRMIHKKFPSKLWHLVNDPKICSICWNDSGEGILICQEAFKAEVLSTANKQMKKYFKTTDFISFVRQLNLYGFRKVHPDYEISLKQVSTIHHFYNPNFKRANPELLVNLKRLTPYNKAKLAAGLEVSNQSRRFDYLMLNSPENSAVVGTDLVEHQGTPHQLYSQQVKGSDTTPQTSQALVTGHDDSNSESCGVQMDFPCAPSSSPMQQGSDCAVPDGNLGAFIPHYPQCKFYKPGCCFHHSAHQ, translated from the exons ATGAGTGAAAACGAGGATCCTTCGGATGGAGCCGAGAAATCAg CTGGGATGGAGGTCAGTGAAATACTTCTCTCCGTCCGGATGAACCGCAGAAAATTTCCCAGCAAGTTGTGGCATTTGGTGAATGATCCCCAGATTTGCTCAATCTGCTGGGATGACAGTGGGGAAGGAATACTGATCTGTCAGGAAGCCTTCGAAGCTGAAGTGCTATCTACAGCTGACAAGCAGATGAACAAGTATTTCAAAACAACAGATTTCATAAGTTTTGTTCGCCAGCTGAACCTGTATGGATTCAGAAAAGTGCGCCCAGACTATGAGATCTTATTAAAGCAAGTCAGCACCATACAGCACTTTTACAACCCGAACTTCAAAAGATCTAACCCAGAGCTTCTGGTCAACCTAAAGCGACTGACACCTTCCTACAAGGCCAAGATTGCCACAGGGCTAGAAGAGTCCAACCAGTCAAGACATTTCCATTATTTGATGTTGAAGTCAGCTGAGAACTCTACTGTGGTTG CTGGGATGGAGGTCAGTGAAATACTTCTCTCCGTCCGGATGATCCACAAAAAATTTCCTAGCAAGTTGTGGCATTTGGTGAATGATCCCAAGATTTGCTCAATTTGCTGGAATGACAGTGGGGAAGGAATACTGATCTGTCAGGAGGCCTTCAAAGCTGAAGTGCTATCTACAGCCAACAAGCAGATGAAAAAGTACTTCAAAACAACAGATTTCATCAGTTTTGTTCGCCAGCTAAACCTATACGGATTCAGAAAAGTGCACCCAGACTATGAGATCTCATTGAAGCAAGTCAGCACCATACATCACTTTTACAACCCGAACTTCAAACGGGCCAACCCAGAGCTTCTGGTCAACCTAAAGCGACTGACACCTTACAACAAGGCCAAGCTTGCTGCTGGGCTTGAAGTGTCCAACCAGTCAAGACGTTTCGATTATCTGATGCTGAATTCACCTGAGAACTCTGCTGTGGTCG GCACAGATTTAGTTGAGCATCAGGGAACTCCTCATCAACTGTACTCTCAGCAGGTAAAGGGGTCCGACACAACACCCCAAACCTCACAGGCACTTGTAACAGGTCATGATGATTCAAACTCTGAGTCCTGTGGCGTCCAGATGGATTTTCCGTGTGCACCTTCATCCAGTCCAATGCAACAGGGGTCAGACTGTGCAGTGCCTGATGGGAATTTAGGTGCCTTCATACctcattacccacaatgcaaaTTTTATAAACCAG GTTGCTGCTTTCATCACTCTGCCCACCAATGA
- the LOC113641285 gene encoding uncharacterized protein LOC113641285 isoform X2 — protein sequence MSENEDPSDGAEKSAGMEVSEILLSVRMNRRKFPSKLWHLVNDPQICSICWDDSGEGILICQEAFEAEVLSTADKQMNKYFKTTDFISFVRQLNLYGFRKVRPDYEILLKQVSTIQHFYNPNFKRSNPELLVNLKRLTPSYKAKIATGLEESNQSRHFHYLMLKSAENSTVVAGMEVSEILLSVRMIHKKFPSKLWHLVNDPKICSICWNDSGEGILICQEAFKAEVLSTANKQMKKYFKTTDFISFVRQLNLYGFRKVHPDYEISLKQVSTIHHFYNPNFKRANPELLVNLKRLTPYNKAKLAAGLEVSNQSRRFDYLMLNSPENSAVVGTDLVEHQGTPHQLYSQQVKGSDTTPQTSQALVTGHDDSNSESCGVQMDFPCAPSSSPMQQGSDCAVPDGNLGCCFHHSAHQ from the exons ATGAGTGAAAACGAGGATCCTTCGGATGGAGCCGAGAAATCAg CTGGGATGGAGGTCAGTGAAATACTTCTCTCCGTCCGGATGAACCGCAGAAAATTTCCCAGCAAGTTGTGGCATTTGGTGAATGATCCCCAGATTTGCTCAATCTGCTGGGATGACAGTGGGGAAGGAATACTGATCTGTCAGGAAGCCTTCGAAGCTGAAGTGCTATCTACAGCTGACAAGCAGATGAACAAGTATTTCAAAACAACAGATTTCATAAGTTTTGTTCGCCAGCTGAACCTGTATGGATTCAGAAAAGTGCGCCCAGACTATGAGATCTTATTAAAGCAAGTCAGCACCATACAGCACTTTTACAACCCGAACTTCAAAAGATCTAACCCAGAGCTTCTGGTCAACCTAAAGCGACTGACACCTTCCTACAAGGCCAAGATTGCCACAGGGCTAGAAGAGTCCAACCAGTCAAGACATTTCCATTATTTGATGTTGAAGTCAGCTGAGAACTCTACTGTGGTTG CTGGGATGGAGGTCAGTGAAATACTTCTCTCCGTCCGGATGATCCACAAAAAATTTCCTAGCAAGTTGTGGCATTTGGTGAATGATCCCAAGATTTGCTCAATTTGCTGGAATGACAGTGGGGAAGGAATACTGATCTGTCAGGAGGCCTTCAAAGCTGAAGTGCTATCTACAGCCAACAAGCAGATGAAAAAGTACTTCAAAACAACAGATTTCATCAGTTTTGTTCGCCAGCTAAACCTATACGGATTCAGAAAAGTGCACCCAGACTATGAGATCTCATTGAAGCAAGTCAGCACCATACATCACTTTTACAACCCGAACTTCAAACGGGCCAACCCAGAGCTTCTGGTCAACCTAAAGCGACTGACACCTTACAACAAGGCCAAGCTTGCTGCTGGGCTTGAAGTGTCCAACCAGTCAAGACGTTTCGATTATCTGATGCTGAATTCACCTGAGAACTCTGCTGTGGTCG GCACAGATTTAGTTGAGCATCAGGGAACTCCTCATCAACTGTACTCTCAGCAGGTAAAGGGGTCCGACACAACACCCCAAACCTCACAGGCACTTGTAACAGGTCATGATGATTCAAACTCTGAGTCCTGTGGCGTCCAGATGGATTTTCCGTGTGCACCTTCATCCAGTCCAATGCAACAGGGGTCAGACTGTGCAGTGCCTGATGGGAATTTAG GTTGCTGCTTTCATCACTCTGCCCACCAATGA
- the LOC113641285 gene encoding uncharacterized protein LOC113641285 isoform X4 encodes MSENEDPSDGAEKSAGMEVSEILLSVRMNRRKFPSKLWHLVNDPQICSICWDDSGEGILICQEAFEAEVLSTADKQMNKYFKTTDFISFVRQLNLYGFRKVRPDYEILLKQVSTIQHFYNPNFKRSNPELLVNLKRLTPSYKAKIATGLEESNQSRHFHYLMLKSAENSTVVAGMEVSEILLSVRMIHKKFPSKLWHLVNDPKICSICWNDSGEGILICQEAFKAEVLSTANKQMKKYFKTTDFISFVRQLNLYGFRKVHPDYEISLKQVSTIHHFYNPNFKRANPELLVNLKRLTPYNKAKLAAGLEVSNQSRRFDYLMLNSPENSAVVGTDLVEHQGTPHQLYSQQVAAFITLPTNEKSPGKTVIKAIFHIC; translated from the exons ATGAGTGAAAACGAGGATCCTTCGGATGGAGCCGAGAAATCAg CTGGGATGGAGGTCAGTGAAATACTTCTCTCCGTCCGGATGAACCGCAGAAAATTTCCCAGCAAGTTGTGGCATTTGGTGAATGATCCCCAGATTTGCTCAATCTGCTGGGATGACAGTGGGGAAGGAATACTGATCTGTCAGGAAGCCTTCGAAGCTGAAGTGCTATCTACAGCTGACAAGCAGATGAACAAGTATTTCAAAACAACAGATTTCATAAGTTTTGTTCGCCAGCTGAACCTGTATGGATTCAGAAAAGTGCGCCCAGACTATGAGATCTTATTAAAGCAAGTCAGCACCATACAGCACTTTTACAACCCGAACTTCAAAAGATCTAACCCAGAGCTTCTGGTCAACCTAAAGCGACTGACACCTTCCTACAAGGCCAAGATTGCCACAGGGCTAGAAGAGTCCAACCAGTCAAGACATTTCCATTATTTGATGTTGAAGTCAGCTGAGAACTCTACTGTGGTTG CTGGGATGGAGGTCAGTGAAATACTTCTCTCCGTCCGGATGATCCACAAAAAATTTCCTAGCAAGTTGTGGCATTTGGTGAATGATCCCAAGATTTGCTCAATTTGCTGGAATGACAGTGGGGAAGGAATACTGATCTGTCAGGAGGCCTTCAAAGCTGAAGTGCTATCTACAGCCAACAAGCAGATGAAAAAGTACTTCAAAACAACAGATTTCATCAGTTTTGTTCGCCAGCTAAACCTATACGGATTCAGAAAAGTGCACCCAGACTATGAGATCTCATTGAAGCAAGTCAGCACCATACATCACTTTTACAACCCGAACTTCAAACGGGCCAACCCAGAGCTTCTGGTCAACCTAAAGCGACTGACACCTTACAACAAGGCCAAGCTTGCTGCTGGGCTTGAAGTGTCCAACCAGTCAAGACGTTTCGATTATCTGATGCTGAATTCACCTGAGAACTCTGCTGTGGTCG GCACAGATTTAGTTGAGCATCAGGGAACTCCTCATCAACTGTACTCTCAGCAG GTTGCTGCTTTCATCACTCTGCCCACCAATGAGAAGTCACCTGGGAAGACAGTTATTAAAGCCATCTTTCATATTTGCTAa
- the LOC113641285 gene encoding uncharacterized protein LOC113641285 isoform X3, whose protein sequence is MEVSEILLSVRMNRRKFPSKLWHLVNDPQICSICWDDSGEGILICQEAFEAEVLSTADKQMNKYFKTTDFISFVRQLNLYGFRKVRPDYEILLKQVSTIQHFYNPNFKRSNPELLVNLKRLTPSYKAKIATGLEESNQSRHFHYLMLKSAENSTVVAGMEVSEILLSVRMIHKKFPSKLWHLVNDPKICSICWNDSGEGILICQEAFKAEVLSTANKQMKKYFKTTDFISFVRQLNLYGFRKVHPDYEISLKQVSTIHHFYNPNFKRANPELLVNLKRLTPYNKAKLAAGLEVSNQSRRFDYLMLNSPENSAVVGTDLVEHQGTPHQLYSQQVKGSDTTPQTSQALVTGHDDSNSESCGVQMDFPCAPSSSPMQQGSDCAVPDGNLGAFIPHYPQCKFYKPGCCFHHSAHQ, encoded by the exons ATGGAGGTCAGTGAAATACTTCTCTCCGTCCGGATGAACCGCAGAAAATTTCCCAGCAAGTTGTGGCATTTGGTGAATGATCCCCAGATTTGCTCAATCTGCTGGGATGACAGTGGGGAAGGAATACTGATCTGTCAGGAAGCCTTCGAAGCTGAAGTGCTATCTACAGCTGACAAGCAGATGAACAAGTATTTCAAAACAACAGATTTCATAAGTTTTGTTCGCCAGCTGAACCTGTATGGATTCAGAAAAGTGCGCCCAGACTATGAGATCTTATTAAAGCAAGTCAGCACCATACAGCACTTTTACAACCCGAACTTCAAAAGATCTAACCCAGAGCTTCTGGTCAACCTAAAGCGACTGACACCTTCCTACAAGGCCAAGATTGCCACAGGGCTAGAAGAGTCCAACCAGTCAAGACATTTCCATTATTTGATGTTGAAGTCAGCTGAGAACTCTACTGTGGTTG CTGGGATGGAGGTCAGTGAAATACTTCTCTCCGTCCGGATGATCCACAAAAAATTTCCTAGCAAGTTGTGGCATTTGGTGAATGATCCCAAGATTTGCTCAATTTGCTGGAATGACAGTGGGGAAGGAATACTGATCTGTCAGGAGGCCTTCAAAGCTGAAGTGCTATCTACAGCCAACAAGCAGATGAAAAAGTACTTCAAAACAACAGATTTCATCAGTTTTGTTCGCCAGCTAAACCTATACGGATTCAGAAAAGTGCACCCAGACTATGAGATCTCATTGAAGCAAGTCAGCACCATACATCACTTTTACAACCCGAACTTCAAACGGGCCAACCCAGAGCTTCTGGTCAACCTAAAGCGACTGACACCTTACAACAAGGCCAAGCTTGCTGCTGGGCTTGAAGTGTCCAACCAGTCAAGACGTTTCGATTATCTGATGCTGAATTCACCTGAGAACTCTGCTGTGGTCG GCACAGATTTAGTTGAGCATCAGGGAACTCCTCATCAACTGTACTCTCAGCAGGTAAAGGGGTCCGACACAACACCCCAAACCTCACAGGCACTTGTAACAGGTCATGATGATTCAAACTCTGAGTCCTGTGGCGTCCAGATGGATTTTCCGTGTGCACCTTCATCCAGTCCAATGCAACAGGGGTCAGACTGTGCAGTGCCTGATGGGAATTTAGGTGCCTTCATACctcattacccacaatgcaaaTTTTATAAACCAG GTTGCTGCTTTCATCACTCTGCCCACCAATGA